Part of the Bacillus sp. (in: firmicutes) genome, CGTTTTGGAAAAAGATAAAAAAATATATCTAACCGCTTTCATTTTTGGTTAGCCTAGATTACTCTCAACTAGAGCAATCTAGGCACTTTGTCGATTCTCTTATGATTAATTGTGTATCTAAAAGCTTTACATAATGTGATGTTTCCTCTTCTAACATTCCTATTAACATGCGAGCTGCTTCTTCCCCTATGCGAAACTTGTCTTGCCGAATCGTTGATAAACTTGGAGTTACATAAGAAGAGAGAAGAATATCATCATACCCTATTACCGATAATTCATCCGGAAGTTGTTTTCCTAAGTCTTTCGCCGCCTGCATCGCTCCAAGTGCCATCAAGTCACTAGCGCAAAACAATGCGGTAATTTCTGGATGTTTACTTAACAAACGAACGGTTGCCTTATAAGCCCCTTCTTCGGTATACTCACCATTTTCCACATAGGATGAATCAAAAGGTAGGCAAGCTTCTTGAAGCGCTTCTTTATATCCATGTAACCGTTGTTGACTAACAAACGCCTCGTTGTGACCATTAATCATTCCGATTTTACGATGATTGAGAGAAAGTAAGTAGTTGACCGCTTCTTTTGCTCCTTTAATATTATCCGTTGTCACATAACCAACGGTCTTTGATTGAATCGGAATGTCAATTAACACACAGGGAATATCACTTTCGACTACCTCTTGCAAATAGGGGTCGTTTGTTTTAATTCCCATAATGATTACCCCGTCAACCCTTCTTTCCCGACAAAGTTGGGTGTACGTTTTTTCTGATTGCTTCGCAGAAGTCGTATTAAAAACAATTAAATCATAATCCGATTGAGAAACAGCCTCATTAATTCCACATAACACTTCGTATGTAAAATTATCTTTCGTCCCTTCTCGTGATAAATTAGAAACAAGAAGACCAATCGTTTGTGACTTTTTCATCACAAGGCTTCTAGCAATAGAATTCGGACTATAGTTTAGCCGTTTCGCGACTTCAATAATACGTTTTCTCGTCTCGTCACTTACATCGGAATAACCGTTAAGTGCCCTTGAGACAGTAGTGACCGATACATTGGCTTCTTTTGCAATGTCTTTGATTGTTACCATCTGTAATCATCTCCAAAACGTTTCGGAAGCTTCTTGATTTGAAGTATACACAATTACTAAAGCGCTTTCAATAAATTTTTCAGAATTTAATTTACAAAACTTTATGTGCTATTCCTTTTCCCTTTTATTTCATACATGATTGGTATATAATATAAGTAGCTACATAAAATAAAAAAGGAGTACTGGCGCGAACCAATACTCCTTCATGCACAGCTCCTGCAAGAAGTGCAGTGGCTCAAATGCATAGAGAGTGATAACCTACCCTATTACACTTGGCCGGTGCGAGGGTGGGTTATTTCTTTTTATTTATTGATATCGTGACTAGAATCACTGACACGATTAAAGCTGCAAAGCTGATCATGATGCTTAGTGATTCGTATACAGTCATCAGTGACCACCTCCCTCCTATGAGAGAGTAGCCACCGCCCACCCTGCTATAAAGCTGTACATACCAAAATTATAACATAATATTAGCTTTTTACCTATACTTCCATTTTCTTATGAAAAATATCTTTAAATATGTTTAGTTCATTGCCCCCAATAATGGTGATTTGGTTCTATTATCAAGACATCACATCCCATCCATTCATGTTTCCTCTTAAATCAATCTGCAAAGAACATAATGTAAAAAAAACCACCTTCTAAATAGAGAAGGTGGCTTCCGTCTTACATTGCTTGTTTCTTTTTACTAGGTGAAACATCCCATGCGTCAATCCCTTTAACATTTGGTAAGGAATCTGCATAGAACACTGGGTCTTTTCCTTTTTTCCGTTGTTCTTCGTAGTCTTTTAATGCAGCAATCGCGACTTTAGACAATAAGGTAATGGCTACTAAGTTGATGATTACCATCAGACCCATAAATAAGTCGGCTAAACTCCACACAAAGTTCAGATCGGAAACGGCACCGAACATAACCATCGCTACAACCCCAACGCGATAAACGGTCATAGACAGCTTGCTTTTACGAATAAATTCAATGTTCGTTTCCCCGTAATAATAGTTACCCACGATGGAACTGAAAGCGAATAGGAAAATAGCGATAGCGACGAATAAACTAGCCCAAGAACCAACATGCTCAGAAAGTGCGACTTGCGTTAATTGAATACCTGTTAAATCCGGAGTTGTGTACGCACCTGATAAGATAATTAAGAAAGCTGTTGCTGAACAAATAAGGAGCGTATCTGTAAATACTCCAAGTGTTTGTATGAAGCCTTGTTTAACGGGATGGGAGACCGCTGCTGTGGCTGCAGCATTAGGTGCGCTACCCATACCTGCTTCGTTGGAGAATAAGCCCCGCTTAATTCCCATCATGATGGCTGCACCAACACCACCACTAACTACTTCACGAAGACCAAACGCATTTTCAAAAATTAGGCGAATCATGCCAGGGATTTCCGTAACGTTCATTAATAAAACGATAATGGCTAATAGTAAGTATAAAATCGCCATGCCAGGAACAATCACTTGAGTCACCCGAGCAACACGATGGACGCCCCCAAAAATGATAACAGCTGTCAAGATCGCTAGAATCATACCTACAAAAGAACGATTCATTCCAAATGCTTCTTCAAACGCTAAGCTGATTGTATTCGATTGAACGGAGTTAAACACAAGTCCAAAACAGAACGTAATAATAACAGCAAAAATGATTCCTAACCAGCGCATATTTAATCCTTTTTCCATATAATACGCTGGACCACCACGGAATCCATTTTCATCTTTTACTTTATAAATTTGCGCTAGCGTACTTTCAATAAAACTTGAAGCGCCACCGAGTAAAGCGATAAGCCACATCCAAAATACCGCACCAGGACCGCCACCAGCAATCGCTGTAGCTACCCCAGCTAAGTTACCTGTTCCTACACGAGAAGCGGTACTAATCGTAAATGCTTGGAACGAAGAAACCGCTTTACTTCCTTTTGTAGAAATCGTCCCTTTATCAGCAAGTAAGACAATCATTTCTTTAAACCAACGAATTTGAACAAAGCGACTAAATAATGTATAAAACACCCCTAATGAGAGGAGAAGGACAATCAATAGTTTTGCCCATAAAAAGTCACTTGTCACGCCAACGATATCTTGAATGATTTCCATGAAAGACTTTTGGCTCTCCATGTATCTTCCTCCTTTTGTTAATTACTATTCAATGAATAATATTTTGAAAAATACATTTTCTAATCTATCAAATCTAAATACTGGTGGCAAGAAAGAATTTTCCTCACAAAAACGATTGTACGTATTATACGTACACGAATCCCCCTTTTTATCTGCAAATATTTTTGGCGTTAATAAGCATCATAAACGTTAAAGTGATTGATGTTAAAAGATTTATTCATATATCATCATTTTTTAATAAACTGCAAAAAATTTTTTCTACTAATCCGATTGTACGTCGGGAAATGATATTAAAATATTATTCATAAAATTATTATTTTTCTATAAATCATCCATCTGTTCTCGTTCATTTAACGAACTGTACTAATCAAGGGAGTTATTTCTGTAAATAACAACAAATTGAAAGGATTATATTTGCTATTTACCAATGAAAAAACCACCTACACGTGTAGGTGGTCGGATTTATTCTTCTGTTGGTAGGACAATATAGGAATCCACTACCGGTCCACTTTCTTCTGCGTCAATGACAAATGATCCATTTGAATATCGGTCATTATAACGCATATTTGCAATTTGAACGGCCTCTGTTACTCCTTGCTCCGTCCGAATGATGACGGTGTCTCTTTCTTGAACAATCTCCATTCTGGCAATAAAATGCGGATTTGTTTTTAGTTCTCGTAAAAGAACGAGGCCACGTTTGGCACGAGAAGATGGTTCAAGTTCGGTAATTTTCATTTTCTTTACTGCCCCACGATGGGTGGCAATGAAAATAGCTTCACTCGTATCATCAATAATTTTACCGCTTACGACATAATCTCCGTCTTTTAAGTTGATTCCTTTTACTCCTGCTGCACGAGCTCCGACAAGGTTTATTTCTTGTTCTGAAAAGCGTAAACCATATCCTTTATAGGTAACGAGTAGAACATCTTTCATACCGTCGGTTAAGTGGACATCAATAACTTCGTCGTCTCCTTTTAAATTGATTGCAACAAGCGGGCGTGAATATCGTTGGGCTTTATATTGTGATAGCTCGGTTTTCTTTGTCATCCCGTTTTTCGTAATAAATAATACATATTGATGATCGACAAATTCTTTTACTGGAATCGCTTGAATGATTTGCTCGTCACGGTCAATTGGGATAATGTTTGCGATATGTTGCCCCATATCTTTCCAACGAATTTCTGGTAATTCATGTACAGGACAATATAAGTAGTTTCCTTTATTCGTAAACAACAACAGAACATCGGTAGTGTTCATTTCGAATTGACTGAGCAGGCGGTCCGTGTCCTTCATCGCTAAGTCTTGACCGTTAGAAGCTGTATAAGAACGGAGGCTTGTCCGTTTTACATATCCATCTTTCGTTACCGTGACGATCACATCTTCGCTTGCAACAAGTACTTCTAAGTTAATTTTTAATTCTTCGATTTCGTTTTCGATCACTGTTCGACGTTCATCGGCAAATGATTTCTTCACTTGTTTTAGTTCTGCTTTAATTACTTGCATCAGTTTTTTTTCACTTTCTAAGATGGCCGTAAGCTCGTTAATTTTTTTCGCAAGGTCTTCCGCTTCTTTTCTCAGAGCCGTAATATCTGTGTTCGTTAATCGGTATAACTGTAACGAAACGATCGCTTCCGCTTGTGGTTCCGTAAACTCAAATTTTACCATTAAGTTTTGTTTAGCATCTTTTTTATCTTTAGACTGACGAATGGTCGCGATCACGTCATCTAAAATGGAAAGGGCGCGCATTAAACCAGCTACAATATGCTCGCGTTCTTGCGCTTTTTTTAATTCGTATTGGGAACGACGGGTCACAACCTCTTTTCGATGTTCAATATAGGCATCAAGTAAACCGGTAAGTCCCATTAATTTTGGGCGGCGACGATGGATGGCAACCATATTAAAGTTATAAGAAATTTGTAGGTCACTATTTTTATACAAGTAGTTTAATACGCCGCTTGCATCGGCGCCCTTTTTTAATTCCACGACAATACGTAAACCACTTCGATCGGTTTCATCTCTAACTTCCGCAATTCCTTCTACTTTTCGATCAATACGAAATTCATCAATTTTCTTTACTAAGTTCGCTTTATTCACTTCATACGGAATTTCTGTGATCACAATTTGTTCGCGGCCCCCGCGAATCGACTCAATTTCCGCTTTACCTCGCACCACAATTTTTCCTTTTCCGGTCTCGTACGCTTTTTTAATTCCGTCAATTCCTTGAATAATTCCACCTGTTGGGAAGTCTGGACCTTTAATAACTTCCATTAATTCTTCGACGGTACAATTCGGATGTTCAATCCGCATAATGGTCGCATCAATGACTTCCCCTAAATTGTGGGGAGGAATGTCTGTTGCGTAACCTGCTGAAATTCCTGTGGAACCGTTCACTAATAAGTTTGGAAAGCTCGCCGGAAGAACGGTCGGTTCGTTGGTTGTATCGTCAAAGTTTGGCACAAAGTCGACCGTTTGTTTGTCAATGTCACTTAATAGAGCACTCGCGATACTGGAAAGTCGTGCTTCGGTATAACGCATGGCAGCGGGAGGATCTCCGTCGATACTTCCGTTGTTCCCGTGCATCTCTACTAACACATTTCGGATTTTCCAATATTGGCTCATCCGAACCATCGCGTCATAAACAGATGAATCTCCATGTGGATGAAAATTTCCGATAACATTACCAACTGTTTTTGCTGCTTTACGAAAACCTTTCTCGTGTGTGTTTCCATCCAAATGCATGGCATATAAAATTCGGCGTTGTACCGGCTTTAGCCCGTCTCTTGCATCAGGTAAGGCCCGATCTTGAATAATGTATTTACTGTAGCGTCCGAAGCGGTCGCCAATGACTTCTTCGAGCGGTAAATCTTGAAAGCGTTCTGTTGCTGTCATTCAATTATTCCTCCTCTGCGACCGTTATATTTTCGTTTTCTAAAATGTTTCCGTCTTCTTCTAATCCGAAGGCGACGTTATTTTCAATCCACCGGCGTCGTGGTTCGACTTTATCACCCATTAACGTTGTTACCCGTTTGTCG contains:
- a CDS encoding LacI family DNA-binding transcriptional regulator; the protein is MVTIKDIAKEANVSVTTVSRALNGYSDVSDETRKRIIEVAKRLNYSPNSIARSLVMKKSQTIGLLVSNLSREGTKDNFTYEVLCGINEAVSQSDYDLIVFNTTSAKQSEKTYTQLCRERRVDGVIIMGIKTNDPYLQEVVESDIPCVLIDIPIQSKTVGYVTTDNIKGAKEAVNYLLSLNHRKIGMINGHNEAFVSQQRLHGYKEALQEACLPFDSSYVENGEYTEEGAYKATVRLLSKHPEITALFCASDLMALGAMQAAKDLGKQLPDELSVIGYDDILLSSYVTPSLSTIRQDKFRIGEEAARMLIGMLEEETSHYVKLLDTQLIIRESTKCLDCSS
- a CDS encoding alanine:cation symporter family protein, producing MEIIQDIVGVTSDFLWAKLLIVLLLSLGVFYTLFSRFVQIRWFKEMIVLLADKGTISTKGSKAVSSFQAFTISTASRVGTGNLAGVATAIAGGGPGAVFWMWLIALLGGASSFIESTLAQIYKVKDENGFRGGPAYYMEKGLNMRWLGIIFAVIITFCFGLVFNSVQSNTISLAFEEAFGMNRSFVGMILAILTAVIIFGGVHRVARVTQVIVPGMAILYLLLAIIVLLMNVTEIPGMIRLIFENAFGLREVVSGGVGAAIMMGIKRGLFSNEAGMGSAPNAAATAAVSHPVKQGFIQTLGVFTDTLLICSATAFLIILSGAYTTPDLTGIQLTQVALSEHVGSWASLFVAIAIFLFAFSSIVGNYYYGETNIEFIRKSKLSMTVYRVGVVAMVMFGAVSDLNFVWSLADLFMGLMVIINLVAITLLSKVAIAALKDYEEQRKKGKDPVFYADSLPNVKGIDAWDVSPSKKKQAM
- the parC gene encoding DNA topoisomerase IV subunit A, whose translation is MTATERFQDLPLEEVIGDRFGRYSKYIIQDRALPDARDGLKPVQRRILYAMHLDGNTHEKGFRKAAKTVGNVIGNFHPHGDSSVYDAMVRMSQYWKIRNVLVEMHGNNGSIDGDPPAAMRYTEARLSSIASALLSDIDKQTVDFVPNFDDTTNEPTVLPASFPNLLVNGSTGISAGYATDIPPHNLGEVIDATIMRIEHPNCTVEELMEVIKGPDFPTGGIIQGIDGIKKAYETGKGKIVVRGKAEIESIRGGREQIVITEIPYEVNKANLVKKIDEFRIDRKVEGIAEVRDETDRSGLRIVVELKKGADASGVLNYLYKNSDLQISYNFNMVAIHRRRPKLMGLTGLLDAYIEHRKEVVTRRSQYELKKAQEREHIVAGLMRALSILDDVIATIRQSKDKKDAKQNLMVKFEFTEPQAEAIVSLQLYRLTNTDITALRKEAEDLAKKINELTAILESEKKLMQVIKAELKQVKKSFADERRTVIENEIEELKINLEVLVASEDVIVTVTKDGYVKRTSLRSYTASNGQDLAMKDTDRLLSQFEMNTTDVLLLFTNKGNYLYCPVHELPEIRWKDMGQHIANIIPIDRDEQIIQAIPVKEFVDHQYVLFITKNGMTKKTELSQYKAQRYSRPLVAINLKGDDEVIDVHLTDGMKDVLLVTYKGYGLRFSEQEINLVGARAAGVKGINLKDGDYVVSGKIIDDTSEAIFIATHRGAVKKMKITELEPSSRAKRGLVLLRELKTNPHFIARMEIVQERDTVIIRTEQGVTEAVQIANMRYNDRYSNGSFVIDAEESGPVVDSYIVLPTEE